The Fodinibius salicampi DNA window ACAGCTCTTTCTCTTTCGGAGCTGGCAACAGGAATGCCAAAAGCTGGTGGAAGCTACTACTATGTAAATCGCGCGATGGGTAGTTTCTTCGGTTCTATTGTTGGTTGGAGTATGTGGGCGGGCCTCATGTTTGCTACCGCATTTTACATGTTAGGCTTTGGGCAATATCTGACCTTCTTCTATGGTAATATTCCCGTAGCTTGGTCCGCTTTGGGGATGGCATTTTTGCTTATTGGGGTGAACTATCGGGGTGTTAAAGAAGCCGGAGCCCTGCAGAATCTCATCGTGATACTACTTATTGGTTTTATTCTCGTATTCCTTTCGTTTGGGGTTTTTAATATCGACTGGTCCGTATTTCGCCCGTTTAATCCCAACGGATGGGGGGCAGTAGCTTCCACGGCAGCAACCGTTTATGTTTCATTTATTGGTTTTGAGGTTATTGCAACCAGCGCAGAAGAAATAAAGGATCCCGGTCGCAACCTCCCCCTATCGATGATTGCATCGGTACTAACGCCTATGATATTCTATGTGTTGGTCATGCTGGTTTCCACGGGTGTGCTACCGGTGGCGGAACTTGCCGGCTCTAATATTCCGGTAGCCGATGTAGCAAGTGAATATTTAGGAACTATTGGCGCATTTATGATGGTCGTAGGTGCCCTTCTTGCCACCGTATCGAGTGCCAATGCCTCTATTCTTTCTGCTGCGCGGGTAAATTTTGCAATGGGACGAGATAAAATCCTGACCAGTTGGCTTAACAAAATTCACGACAAATTCCGTACGCCCTTTCGGGCCATTTTAATTACAGGAATTGTAATCCTCCTGCTTATCGGTATTGGAGTTGGCATTGAAACCCTGGCCGATGTTGCCAGTTTCTTGTATTTAATCACCTATGCATTGGTTCATATAGCCGTGATTGTGATGCGGCGAGCGGAACCCGAGGATTATAATCCTGATTTTAAGCTGTCTTCCTGGGCGTATCCTACTATTCCATTGCTTGGATCAGTGTCATGTTTAGTCATCGTAGCTCAAATGCGTCCGCTTGTTATGATCATCGGCGGAGGTATTATCGTATTGGGCGTGCTTTGGTATTTTGGATATGCTGCCAGTCGAGCCATTAAACCCAGTCTTGTAGGGGATGCCATTGCGGCTCGTGATCGTACTCCGGCGCCCAATGAGCGTTACCGAATCGTTATTCCTGTCGCGAATCCCGAAACGGAACAACACCTCATCCAAATAGGAGGTGCTATTGGCACCAATTATGGAGAAGCCGAAATTGTAGCGGTAAGCGTGTTAGAAGTCCCTCGACAGACATCTCTTGAGCAAGGGATCCAGTATGAAGATGAGCGCGTTCAACGACAGCAAAAACTGCTGACCAATGCTCGCTCAACGGCCGAAAAAGCCGGATTGGGACTCAGGACCCGGTCGATTGTAGGCCACAGTGTCAGTTCTGCAGTGCTTAATGTCATCAAGGAAGAACGAGCCCAACATTTGGTTCTCGGTTGGAGTGGAAAACGAAAACCTTACCAACACATTTTAGGCTCAAACATCGATAACATTGTCAAGAATGCCAGCTGTGAAATTACGCTGGTTA harbors:
- a CDS encoding amino acid permease, encoding MADSPADQELARDLGFLEAYTIGVGTMIGAGIFVLPGIVANNAGPAGMISFAIGGVVSLLTALSLSELATGMPKAGGSYYYVNRAMGSFFGSIVGWSMWAGLMFATAFYMLGFGQYLTFFYGNIPVAWSALGMAFLLIGVNYRGVKEAGALQNLIVILLIGFILVFLSFGVFNIDWSVFRPFNPNGWGAVASTAATVYVSFIGFEVIATSAEEIKDPGRNLPLSMIASVLTPMIFYVLVMLVSTGVLPVAELAGSNIPVADVASEYLGTIGAFMMVVGALLATVSSANASILSAARVNFAMGRDKILTSWLNKIHDKFRTPFRAILITGIVILLLIGIGVGIETLADVASFLYLITYALVHIAVIVMRRAEPEDYNPDFKLSSWAYPTIPLLGSVSCLVIVAQMRPLVMIIGGGIIVLGVLWYFGYAASRAIKPSLVGDAIAARDRTPAPNERYRIVIPVANPETEQHLIQIGGAIGTNYGEAEIVAVSVLEVPRQTSLEQGIQYEDERVQRQQKLLTNARSTAEKAGLGLRTRSIVGHSVSSAVLNVIKEERAQHLVLGWSGKRKPYQHILGSNIDNIVKNASCEITLVKAGNKAIKEIVVLVGTGPNTALAVKRGRQLSSNNKDTTLTLLTVQSPQTEGAVDPEKEGKGLVTSVAHEVGLDSENYSAEVVVSDDVRESLLQAVKSYDTICIGATRSTAVRQALFGSIPEEIGEKAEGTVIITRGREYKPRSVTEGIIERLSR